In a single window of the Bos javanicus breed banteng chromosome 16, ARS-OSU_banteng_1.0, whole genome shotgun sequence genome:
- the LOC133227721 gene encoding uncharacterized protein LOC133227721 has translation MVNTEIRLIMFFAAKDGEALYSQQKQDRELTGSDHELLITKFRLKLKKVGKTTRPFRYDLNQIPYDYTVEVRNRFKGLDLIDRVPDEIWNEVRDIVQETVIKTIIMEKKCRKAKWLFGEALQIAVKRREAKSKGEKEKYKHLNAEFQRIARRDKKAFFSNQCKEIEENNKMGKIRDLFKKIRDTKGTFHAKMGLIKDRNGMDLTEAEDIKKRWQEYTEELYKRDLHDPDNHDGVITNLEPDILECEVKWALESITTNKASGGDAIPVELFQILKDDAVKVLHSICQHIWKTQQWPQDWKRSVFIPIPKKGNAKECSNYRTIALISHTSNAQNSPSQASAIREL, from the coding sequence atggtcaacaccgaaatcagattgattatgttctttgcagccaaagatggagaagctttatacagtcaacaaaaacaagaccgggagctgactggctcagatcatgaactccttattaccaaattcagacttaaattgaagaaagtagggaaaaccactagaccattcaggtatgacctaaatcaaatcccttatgattatacagtggaagtgagaaatagatttaagggtttagatctgatagatagagtgcctgatgaaatatggaatgaggttcgtgacattgtacaggagacagtgatcaagaccatcatcatggaaaagaaatgcagaaaagcaaaatggctgtttggggaggccttacaaatagctgtgaaaagaagagaagcgaaaagcaaaggagaaaaggaaaaatataagcatctgaatgcagagttccaaagaatagcaagaagagataagaaagccttcttcagcaatcaatgcaaagaaatagaggaaaacaacaaaatgggaaagattagagatctcttcaagaaaattagagataccaagggaacatttcatgcaaagatgggcttgataaaggatagaaatggtatggacctaacagaagcagaagatattaagaagaggtggcaagaatatacagaagaactgtacaaaagagatcttcacgacccagataatcacgatggtgtgatcactaacctagagccagatatcctggaatgtgaagtcaagtgggccttagaaagcatcactacgaacaaagctagtggaggtgatgcaattccagttgagctatttcaaatcctgaaagatgatgctgtgaaagtgctgcactcaatatgccagcacatttggaaaactcagcagtggccacaggactggaaaaggtcagttttcattccaatcccaaagaaaggcaatgccaaagaatgctcaaactaccgcacaattgcactcatctcacacactagtaatgctcaaaattctccaagccaggcttcagcaatacgtgaactgtga